A window of Mucilaginibacter robiniae genomic DNA:
AACATCATACTCTGTACCTGGTCCGCGGCGTACATTCAAATTCGAATTGGCTGTATTTACCAGCATAAATATATTTTTAGCCGTTAAATCTTCTATCTCCAACAAGTTTACCATACTGGTAACTCCAGGTTGGTTTTTTAGTGCTGCTACAGCCTTATCGCCAGTTGTGGTATCAGACACAGTGCCAAACAACGTAAGTACGCCATTGGTTAAATCGGCCTTAAAGTTTTGTACTGTAATACCTGCATTTTTAAGTAAGGTTTCGTAATC
This region includes:
- a CDS encoding SH3 domain-containing protein encodes the protein MGLFDAVNKAVADQQQHNDYETLLKNAGITVQNFKADLTNGVLTLFGTVSDTTTGDKAVAALKNQPGVTSMVNLLEIEDLTAKNIFMLVNTANSNLNVRRGPGTEYDVVGKAAHHSKVQLLKRMYNNWYYIKTDNGIEGFCAANFLQNL